In Tepidanaerobacter syntrophicus, the following are encoded in one genomic region:
- the xseA gene encoding exodeoxyribonuclease VII large subunit: MKPIFTVSEVTTIIKSLFDSNEILRQVYIRGEISNFKHHVSGHMYFTLKDEKSQIRCVMFRDANRLLPFTPENGMRVIVLGFISVFAKNGEYQLYAEDLQPDGIGALHIAFEKLKAKLDKEGLFGAERKRPIPFLPKKIGIVTSPTGAAIRDLLTVIKRRFPNVDIVIAPTLVQGTGAADEICAAIDELNKLGNIDVIIVGRGGGSIEELWAFNEEKVARAIASSGIPVISAVGHETDYTISDFVADKRAPTPSAAGEMAVPSKAVLKNEIRHLNLRLLNAMARYIGTERQKLEYLSKLPVFKRPQTYIINNRLALDEIIKKLLREMDIYLSEKRALLNTYTDKLEVLSPISILKRGYSICMDADSKRIIKSAKDAKEGDMVVILLSEGSLVCNVKECKEGNENT, encoded by the coding sequence TTGAAACCCATTTTTACAGTAAGCGAAGTTACAACCATTATAAAAAGTCTTTTTGATTCTAATGAAATTTTGCGACAGGTCTATATCAGAGGAGAGATTTCAAACTTTAAGCATCATGTATCTGGTCATATGTATTTTACTTTAAAGGATGAAAAATCTCAAATACGATGTGTGATGTTTAGGGATGCTAATAGGCTCCTTCCTTTTACTCCTGAAAATGGAATGAGGGTAATAGTCTTAGGCTTTATAAGCGTTTTTGCAAAAAACGGAGAATATCAACTTTATGCAGAAGACTTACAGCCAGACGGAATCGGAGCATTGCATATTGCCTTTGAAAAGCTTAAAGCTAAATTAGACAAGGAAGGTCTTTTTGGCGCAGAGCGAAAAAGACCCATACCTTTTTTGCCAAAAAAAATAGGAATAGTTACATCACCTACCGGAGCTGCGATAAGAGACTTGCTTACGGTAATAAAAAGGCGATTCCCTAACGTAGATATCGTTATCGCCCCTACTTTAGTTCAGGGAACCGGAGCCGCTGATGAGATCTGTGCTGCTATAGACGAATTAAATAAATTAGGTAACATAGATGTGATAATTGTTGGAAGAGGCGGAGGATCCATAGAGGAATTATGGGCGTTCAATGAAGAAAAAGTAGCAAGGGCAATTGCAAGCTCTGGCATTCCGGTTATTTCAGCGGTAGGCCATGAAACCGATTATACCATAAGCGATTTTGTTGCAGATAAAAGGGCACCGACTCCATCGGCCGCGGGAGAAATGGCGGTGCCCTCAAAAGCTGTTCTTAAAAATGAAATAAGGCACCTGAATTTGAGATTGCTTAATGCAATGGCAAGGTATATAGGTACCGAAAGACAAAAACTTGAATATTTAAGCAAACTTCCTGTTTTTAAAAGGCCGCAAACCTATATTATTAATAACCGCCTTGCATTAGATGAAATTATAAAAAAACTTCTAAGAGAAATGGATATATATTTATCAGAAAAGAGAGCCCTGCTGAATACCTATACAGATAAGCTTGAGGTTTTAAGTCCTATTTCTATACTAAAGAGAGGTTACAGTATTTGCATGGATGCTGATTCTAAAAGGATAATAAAAAGCGCAAAAGATGCCAAAGAAGGAGACATGGTTGTAATATTGTTGTCAGAAGGCAGCCTTGTATGCAATGTAAAGGAATGCAAAGAGGGGAATGAGAATACTTGA
- a CDS encoding exodeoxyribonuclease VII small subunit: MNTEYKYEDAIARLEYIAGQLEKGDLTLEEALSFFEEGIKLIKICSKILDEAEGKVQVLTKDLNGDFVIKDFDGGLEAGE; this comes from the coding sequence TTGAATACTGAGTACAAATACGAAGATGCGATAGCAAGATTAGAGTATATTGCAGGACAACTAGAGAAAGGTGATCTTACCTTAGAAGAAGCGCTTTCATTTTTTGAGGAAGGTATAAAGCTTATCAAAATATGCTCAAAAATTTTAGATGAGGCTGAGGGGAAAGTACAAGTTTTAACAAAAGACCTAAATGGCGATTTTGTGATAAAGGATTTTGACGGAGGCTTAGAAGCAGGTGAATGA
- a CDS encoding polyprenyl synthetase family protein produces MNDFEKEMKHMSQIIDNELINYLPQKDTLPLKLYNAMTYSVLSGGKRLRPILVMKSAEFFGLSYEKVIPTACGIEMIHSYSLIHDDLPAMDNDDLRRGKPTCHKKFGEAIALLAGDALLTHAFCAIASNYGIDGILPEAVIDIVREISIAAGGCGMVGGQTADIDTVGKDIDIDTLFYISTHKTGALISVATWAGARLAGASPRDLSLFKDLGDKIGLVFQIVDDILDVKGDESILGKPIGSDLRNHKNTFVSILGLEESLRLVNKLSNEAKDLISDYPNNEFFMNLIEFIANRDH; encoded by the coding sequence GTGAATGATTTTGAAAAAGAAATGAAGCATATGTCTCAGATTATCGACAATGAGCTTATAAACTATCTGCCTCAAAAGGATACGCTGCCTTTAAAGTTATACAATGCAATGACCTACAGCGTTTTATCGGGAGGAAAAAGACTAAGACCGATTCTGGTAATGAAGTCTGCAGAATTTTTTGGGCTTTCTTATGAAAAAGTTATTCCAACTGCATGTGGCATTGAAATGATACACTCATATTCACTAATACATGACGATCTTCCTGCCATGGACAATGATGATTTAAGGCGCGGAAAACCGACATGTCACAAAAAATTTGGAGAGGCTATAGCGCTTTTAGCAGGAGATGCGCTGCTTACGCATGCTTTTTGCGCAATAGCTTCAAATTATGGTATAGATGGAATTTTACCTGAGGCAGTGATTGATATAGTGCGTGAAATATCGATTGCAGCCGGAGGATGTGGAATGGTGGGCGGGCAGACTGCCGACATCGATACAGTAGGGAAGGATATTGACATAGATACACTTTTTTATATAAGCACCCACAAAACAGGAGCATTAATTAGTGTTGCAACATGGGCGGGAGCCAGGCTTGCCGGTGCTTCTCCAAGAGATCTCTCTTTATTCAAAGATCTGGGAGATAAAATAGGATTAGTCTTTCAGATTGTAGATGATATCTTAGATGTTAAAGGCGATGAATCTATTTTAGGAAAACCGATAGGAAGTGATTTAAGGAATCATAAAAATACCTTTGTCAGCATATTAGGTCTTGAAGAATCTTTGAGACTGGTAAATAAACTTTCGAATGAAGCTAAAGATCTAATATCAGATTATCCTAATAATGAGTTTTTTATGAATTTAATTGAATTTATAGCAAACCGAGACCACTAA